In a genomic window of Erigeron canadensis isolate Cc75 chromosome 5, C_canadensis_v1, whole genome shotgun sequence:
- the LOC122599315 gene encoding uncharacterized protein LOC122599315, whose product MIDALCGFLRGNVYCKGKEKDVIHVEEGPIIHKIRTQRRHSIDEAELTWHHTRNWFPGKTVLEIGDPSRNVIEMIFKATTDTTRCSINIKQVIKLNNSRETLENFEKFREDVKNRDECYNKHPRNNVDGNEHLMFYGTKLTCCKQFATSKLCRDSNCNICSLLKSGFKNTAKKKPGIWLTTNCQDLINANSDANLNVEMVNGKMAIMVCRVIIGRLLDMIDSSYEGDYDSIEGEKPNELFVKNPDAVLPCFVIILNCRYI is encoded by the exons ATGATCGATGCGTTGTGTGGTTTCTTAAGAGGAAATGTGTATTGTAAAGGCAAGGAAAAAGATGTGATTCATGTGGAGGAAGGACCCATCATACATAAAATCCGCACCCAAAGAAGACATTCGATAGACGAAGCAGAACTCACTTGGCACCATACAAGAAACTGGTTTCCCG GCAAAACAGTACTAGAGATTGGGGACCCGTCGAGAAATGTCATCGAGATGATCTTCAAAGCGACAACAGACACTACAAGATGTtccataaacataaaacaagtCATTAAGCTGAATAATTCAAGGGAAACTCTagaaaattttgagaaattcAGAGAGGACGTCAAGAATAGAGACGAGTGTTATAACAAGCATCCGAGAAACAATGTGGATGGTAACGAACACTTAATGTTCTATGGCACAAAACTCACATGTTGCAAGCAATTTGCAACATCCAAGCTATGTAGAGACTCGAACTGCAACATTTGCAGCTTACTTAAATCAGGTTTCAAGAATACCGCAAAGAAGAAACCGGGGATATGGTTAACCACAAAttgtcaagatcttatcaatgcTAATTCTGACGCTAATCTAAATGTAGAGATGGTAAATGGGAAAATGGCTATCATGGTTTGCCGGGTAATAATTGGAAGATTGCTTGATATGATTGATAGTAGCTATGAAGGTGACTATGATTCTATTGAAGGAGAAAAACCGAACGAATTGTTTGTAAAAAACCCGGATGCTGTACTACcttgttttgttattattttgaattgcaGGTACATCTAA
- the LOC122599317 gene encoding uncharacterized protein LOC122599317 gives MDTISFQPNIIHTSICYKNISRINNTSNNTYHIIHNRKGSKIRAVEQVSAVISDPVAPELTWQIVVGSTAGVIPFVVAGIEFSKRICNVAGSTTLWSNKMMVAQKKCVECGGSGLVLIEKEYIRCPNCGGFLPWQSWKRFFSG, from the exons ATGGATACAATATCATTCCAACCAAATATCATTCACACGTCAATATGTTACAAAAACATTTCAAGAATAAATAACACATCAAATAATACATATCACATTATTCACAACAGAAAAGGGAGTAAAATACGAGCAGTCGAACAAGTTTCTGCTGTTATTTCTGACCCAGTTGCGCCCGAATTGACATGGCAAATTGTCGTTGGTTCGACGG CTGGAGTTATACCTTTTGTTGTTGCAGGGATAGAATTTAGTAAGCGAATT TGCAATGTGGCGGGATCAACCACTTTGTGGTCAAATAAAATGATG GTTGCTCAAAAAAAATGTGTTGAGTGTGGAGGTTCAGGGCTTGTTTTGATCGAAAAGGAGTATATACGTTGCCCCAATTGTg GTGGGTTTCTGCCATGGCAATCCTGGAAAAGATTCTTTTCTGGTTAA
- the LOC122599319 gene encoding heavy metal-associated isoprenylated plant protein 47-like, whose product MKRKIVIKIQTECEKCRKKAMMVAAQTSGVNSVEMQGESKNQMVVIGEGIDVAALAKSVRKKIKNASLEIVQQL is encoded by the exons ATGAAG CGAAAGATTGTGATAAAGATACAAACCGAGTGCGAGAAATGTAGGAAAAAGGCTATGATGGTAGCTGCCCAAACATCag GTGTGAATTCAGTAGAAATGCAAGGGGAAAGCAAGAACCAGATGGTGGTGATCGGTGAAGGGATAGATGTAGCCGCATTGGCAAAGTCAGTCCGAAAGAAGATCAAGAACGCGTCCCTTGAAATTGTTCAACAATTGTAG